From Hermetia illucens chromosome 6, iHerIll2.2.curated.20191125, whole genome shotgun sequence, one genomic window encodes:
- the LOC119659127 gene encoding uncharacterized protein K02A2.6-like — protein sequence MLGAYNYDIQYRQGKYNILADCLSRLPNAHEAISEEAQKIHKVYAVIQIRKLDDIVLTEQELRKQTKHNLILRRVIELIERHWPDTKCINNELKPYYDKREELSYENGILMWQGRIIVLDNLQEVTLRHLHRGHPGIGSMRASARYYVWWPNIDKDVEHTVKSCMACQRQRPKQSELPIYFWSLPEHCWQRLHVDFAGPFEGKMWIVLVDALSKWVEADVLYAATTRTLCEFLEEKFITFGYPEIIVSDNGSQFTSEEFRNYCQSHGIKHVTSSPYHPKTNGLAERFVRTFKERMKASEYDGLSQRQRLRTFLFTYRNTPHSFTGKAPSEFLLGRRLRTLFDNLKPNVRREMHFKHVKQNLQAEQSNREFQPAQPVFVKTDIEKMWEPANIVERTNRYSYRVRAKDGVERRQHADHIRERRVIPPSIDFRDVSDFRRNSFHYQSASPTADDEQEHQQSMQPAIPSHENGNMSEQGEHIEAQQIEHPVRRSQRLRNRPKRLVEEM from the coding sequence ATGCTAGGTGCATACAATTACGATATACAGTATCGTCAAGGCAAATACAATATTCTAGCTGATTGCTTATCACGCTTACCAAACGCACATGAAGCAATTTCGGAGGAAGCGCAGAAGATTCATAAAGTTTATGCGGTAATTCAAATACGGAAGCTTGATGATATTGTACTAACAGAACAGGAACTTAGGAAGCAGACGAAACATAACCTAATATTACGACGAGTAATTGAGTTAATTGAGCGTCACTGGCCAGACACGAAGTGTATCAACAACGAGCTGAAACCATACTACGACAAACGGGAGGAACTATCATACGAAAACGGTATTTTGATGTGGCAAGGACGAATTATCGTGCTCGATAATCTTCAAGAAGTAACATTGAGGCATCTTCATAGAGGGCATCCAGGCATTGGCTCTATGCGTGCGTCAGCGAGGTACTATGTATGGTGGCCGAACATCGACAAGGACGTGGAACATACAGTGAAATCATGCATGGCATGTCAACGTCAACGCCCAAAACAATCTGAACTGCCAATCTACTTTTGGTCCCTGCCAGAGCATTGTTGGCAACGACTGCATGTGGACTTTGCAGGTCCCTTCGAAGGAAAAATGTGGATTGtgcttgttgatgctttatcaaaGTGGGTAGAAGCAGATGTACTTTATGCTGCCACCACAAGAACTTTGTGCGAATTCCTAGAGGAGAAGTTTATAACATTTGGTTATCCGGAAATTATCGTGTCGGATAATGGTAGTCAATTTACGTCAGAAGAGTTTCGAAATTATTGTCAAAGTCATGGAATAAAACATGTAACGTCTTCACCGTACCATCCGAAAACCAACGGACTAGCCGAACGATTCGTACGAACATTCAAGGAGCGCATGAAAGCAAGTGAATATGATGGTTTATCACAACGTCAGCGCTTGCGCACATTTCTATTTACATATCGAAACACACCACACTCCTTTACAGGGAAGGCACCATCTGAATTTTTGCTAGGTCGACGCCTGCGAACTTTATTTGACAATCTGAAGCCTAATGTACGGCGAGAGATGCATTTTAaacatgtaaaacaaaatcttcaagCAGAGCAGTCTAACAGAGAGTTCCAACCAGCACAACCAGTATTCGTAAAGACAGACATCGAGAAAATGTGGGAACCAGCCAACATAGTCGAAAGAACAAATCGATATTCCTACCGTGTTCGAGCAAAGGACGGTGTAGAAAGAAGACAACATGCGGATCATATCCGAGAACGGAGGGTAATACCACCATCAATCGACTTCCGGGATGTCTCAGATTTTAGGCGAAACAGTTTCCATTACCAATCTGCAAGCCCGACAGCAGATGATGAACAGGAACATCAGCAGTCTATGCAGCCCGCTATACCGTCGCATGAAAACGGAAACATGAGTGAACAAGGAGAACACATCGAAGCACAACAAATTGAACATCCAGTACGGCGAAGCCAACGGCTAAGAAATCGACCCAAGAGACTAGTCGAAGAGATGTAA